The Eurosta solidaginis isolate ZX-2024a chromosome 4, ASM4086904v1, whole genome shotgun sequence genome includes a window with the following:
- the LOC137250115 gene encoding uncharacterized protein isoform X2 → MELKVECSGKIGSFSSQIFWWDISLLCYKTKKIIKIKLFWLNFLIKKKRKHVNKMIKSGEIISKTDIMAHQKVVRETKVLIKRVHKMVARITGESGDNLHTDIAEMLPMKTLDAVFDFEEKMEDKNFEDVVITYFFAVKGASGDLCGVVKQIFSDDVLALFNWSGGNNKTALSKLKIVHIALFEIFKLLGRLTFKNDLSEYITLSHNRCKQRRYLKNKK, encoded by the exons ATGGAACTAAAAGTAGAATGCAGTGGCAAAATTGGCAGTTTTTCATCGCAAATATTTTGGTGGGACATAAGTTTATTGTGctataaaacaaagaaaataataaaaataaaactattttggttgaattttttgataaaaaaaaagagaaaacatgTTAATAAAATGATTAAAAGTGGTGAA ATAATCTCTAAAACAGATATAATGGCGCACCAAAAAGTGGTACGGGAAACCAAGGTACTTATAAAGAGAGTACATAAAATGGTCGCTCGGATCACCGGCGAAAGTGGAGACAATCTCCACACCGACATCGCAGAGATGCTTCCAATGAAGACCCTCGATGCAGTCTTTGACTTCGAGGAAAAGATGGAAGACAAAAATTTCGAGGATGTAGTT ATTACATATTTTTTCGCTGTCAAGGGCGCGTCCGGCGATCTTTGTGGTGTGGTAAAACAGATATTCAGCGATGATGTGCTCGCTCTGTTTAACTGGAGTGGTGGAAATAATAAAACAGCACTCTCAAAGCTAAAAATAGTGCACATTGCTTTATTTG aAATTTTCAAACTGCTAGGTCGATTAACGTTTAAGAACGACCTCAGCGAATACATAACCCTAAGCCACAACAGATGCAAACAGAGGCggtatttaaaaaataagaaataa
- the LOC137250115 gene encoding uncharacterized protein isoform X1: MELKVECSGKIGSFSSQIFWWDISLLCYKTKKIIKIKLFWLNFLIKKKRKHVNKMIKSGEVSDQCAIISKTDIMAHQKVVRETKVLIKRVHKMVARITGESGDNLHTDIAEMLPMKTLDAVFDFEEKMEDKNFEDVVITYFFAVKGASGDLCGVVKQIFSDDVLALFNWSGGNNKTALSKLKIVHIALFEIFKLLGRLTFKNDLSEYITLSHNRCKQRRYLKNKK, translated from the exons ATGGAACTAAAAGTAGAATGCAGTGGCAAAATTGGCAGTTTTTCATCGCAAATATTTTGGTGGGACATAAGTTTATTGTGctataaaacaaagaaaataataaaaataaaactattttggttgaattttttgataaaaaaaaagagaaaacatgTTAATAAAATGATTAAAAGTGGTGAAGTGAGTGATCAGTGCGCA ATAATCTCTAAAACAGATATAATGGCGCACCAAAAAGTGGTACGGGAAACCAAGGTACTTATAAAGAGAGTACATAAAATGGTCGCTCGGATCACCGGCGAAAGTGGAGACAATCTCCACACCGACATCGCAGAGATGCTTCCAATGAAGACCCTCGATGCAGTCTTTGACTTCGAGGAAAAGATGGAAGACAAAAATTTCGAGGATGTAGTT ATTACATATTTTTTCGCTGTCAAGGGCGCGTCCGGCGATCTTTGTGGTGTGGTAAAACAGATATTCAGCGATGATGTGCTCGCTCTGTTTAACTGGAGTGGTGGAAATAATAAAACAGCACTCTCAAAGCTAAAAATAGTGCACATTGCTTTATTTG aAATTTTCAAACTGCTAGGTCGATTAACGTTTAAGAACGACCTCAGCGAATACATAACCCTAAGCCACAACAGATGCAAACAGAGGCggtatttaaaaaataagaaataa
- the LOC137250115 gene encoding uncharacterized protein isoform X3, with product MELKVECSGKIGSFSSQIFWWDISLLCYKTKKIIKIKLFWLNFLIKKKRKHVNKMIKSGEVSDQCAIISKTDIMAHQKVVRETKVLIKRVHKMVARITGESGDNLHTDIAEMLPMKTLDAVFDFEEKMEDKNFEDVVITYFFAVKGASGDLCGVKFSNC from the exons ATGGAACTAAAAGTAGAATGCAGTGGCAAAATTGGCAGTTTTTCATCGCAAATATTTTGGTGGGACATAAGTTTATTGTGctataaaacaaagaaaataataaaaataaaactattttggttgaattttttgataaaaaaaaagagaaaacatgTTAATAAAATGATTAAAAGTGGTGAAGTGAGTGATCAGTGCGCA ATAATCTCTAAAACAGATATAATGGCGCACCAAAAAGTGGTACGGGAAACCAAGGTACTTATAAAGAGAGTACATAAAATGGTCGCTCGGATCACCGGCGAAAGTGGAGACAATCTCCACACCGACATCGCAGAGATGCTTCCAATGAAGACCCTCGATGCAGTCTTTGACTTCGAGGAAAAGATGGAAGACAAAAATTTCGAGGATGTAGTT ATTACATATTTTTTCGCTGTCAAGGGCGCGTCCGGCGATCTTTGTGGTGTG aAATTTTCAAACTGCTAG
- the LOC137250116 gene encoding PHD finger protein rhinoceros-like isoform X3 produces the protein MSNRKDVISAMKVPDSEPLANYEYLIVNDQWKQEWEKGVQVPVNPDSLPEPTVYVLSEPIMPPSHDFKLSKNRFLRISKDDTYSSDLHCLTNVVTQAENTCAYDNDPVDKSSLQLLNSDRQWLCRTC, from the exons ATGTCGAACAG AAAGGATGTCATAAGTGCAATGAAAGTGCCGGATTCAGAGCCTTTGGCTAATTACGAGTATCTCATTGTAAATGATCAATGGAAGCAAGAGTGGGAGAAGGGCGTGCAGGTGCCTGTCAATCCTGACTCTTTGCCAGAGCCAACCGTTTATGTGCTATCAGAACCAATTATGCCGCCTTCGCATGACTTTAAACT CTCCAAAAATCGCTTCCTGCGTATAAGCAAAGACGATACCTACTCGAGCGATTTGCATTGTCTAACAAATGTGGTTACGCAAGCGGAAAATACATGTGCCTACGACAATGACCCGGTCGATAAATCATCGCTGCAATTACTCAATTCCGATC GACAATGGCTCTGTCGAACATGTTGA
- the LOC137250116 gene encoding PHD finger protein rhinoceros-like isoform X1, giving the protein MSNRKDVISAMKVPDSEPLANYEYLIVNDQWKQEWEKGVQVPVNPDSLPEPTVYVLSEPIMPPSHDFKLSKNRFLRISKDDTYSSDLHCLTNVVTQAENTCAYDNDPVDKSSLQLLNSDRKQYGSYSITETQFERVIEELEIRCWKQIQVILKNEESLGIDYDENVICDVCRSPDSEEANEMVFCDNCNICVNQAC; this is encoded by the exons ATGTCGAACAG AAAGGATGTCATAAGTGCAATGAAAGTGCCGGATTCAGAGCCTTTGGCTAATTACGAGTATCTCATTGTAAATGATCAATGGAAGCAAGAGTGGGAGAAGGGCGTGCAGGTGCCTGTCAATCCTGACTCTTTGCCAGAGCCAACCGTTTATGTGCTATCAGAACCAATTATGCCGCCTTCGCATGACTTTAAACT CTCCAAAAATCGCTTCCTGCGTATAAGCAAAGACGATACCTACTCGAGCGATTTGCATTGTCTAACAAATGTGGTTACGCAAGCGGAAAATACATGTGCCTACGACAATGACCCGGTCGATAAATCATCGCTGCAATTACTCAATTCCGATCGTAAGCAATATGGTTCTTATTCCATAACGGAAACGCAATTTGAGCGCGTCATCGAAGAACTGGAG atACGATGTTGGAAACAAATACAGGTGATCCTGAAGAATGAGGAAAGCCTTGGCATTGATTATGATGAAAATGTTATATGCGATGTGTGTCGATCACCAGACTCAGAGGAAGCAAATGAAATGGTTTTCTGTGATAATTGCAATATTTGTGTAAATCAGGCATGTTAG
- the LOC137250116 gene encoding PHD finger protein rhinoceros-like isoform X2, protein MKVPDSEPLANYEYLIVNDQWKQEWEKGVQVPVNPDSLPEPTVYVLSEPIMPPSHDFKLSKNRFLRISKDDTYSSDLHCLTNVVTQAENTCAYDNDPVDKSSLQLLNSDRKQYGSYSITETQFERVIEELEIRCWKQIQVILKNEESLGIDYDENVICDVCRSPDSEEANEMVFCDNCNICVNQAC, encoded by the exons ATGAAAGTGCCGGATTCAGAGCCTTTGGCTAATTACGAGTATCTCATTGTAAATGATCAATGGAAGCAAGAGTGGGAGAAGGGCGTGCAGGTGCCTGTCAATCCTGACTCTTTGCCAGAGCCAACCGTTTATGTGCTATCAGAACCAATTATGCCGCCTTCGCATGACTTTAAACT CTCCAAAAATCGCTTCCTGCGTATAAGCAAAGACGATACCTACTCGAGCGATTTGCATTGTCTAACAAATGTGGTTACGCAAGCGGAAAATACATGTGCCTACGACAATGACCCGGTCGATAAATCATCGCTGCAATTACTCAATTCCGATCGTAAGCAATATGGTTCTTATTCCATAACGGAAACGCAATTTGAGCGCGTCATCGAAGAACTGGAG atACGATGTTGGAAACAAATACAGGTGATCCTGAAGAATGAGGAAAGCCTTGGCATTGATTATGATGAAAATGTTATATGCGATGTGTGTCGATCACCAGACTCAGAGGAAGCAAATGAAATGGTTTTCTGTGATAATTGCAATATTTGTGTAAATCAGGCATGTTAG